The Epinephelus lanceolatus isolate andai-2023 chromosome 14, ASM4190304v1, whole genome shotgun sequence genome has a window encoding:
- the LOC117251364 gene encoding uncharacterized protein C7orf57-like, which yields MSSENVSVLMSNDLQSTEPECKGINGQISQIPGLSPSITSLPEERARGRRAGVRESDSDYVKLAKQGGHKGLLWHENTTTSQPDAYKPPGWFCTASGDDRQPNLINSEEKKNPGAFQPREPPFGTDNMSAWERDDSSSSSNGKEKNNNVPDSQMVKLESSNQYHETSKFKRIVFDKNPAPVNMSKLLSFGYAEDNKPTANTDLSN from the exons CAGAGTGCAAAGGAATAAATGGCCAGATCTCCCAGATCCCAGGACTGTCCCCAAGCATCACCTCTCTTCCTGAGGAGAGGGCCCGAGGGCGAAGGGCTGGGGTCCGAGAGAGTGATTCTGACTATGTCAAGCTTGCGAAACAAGGAGGGCATAAGG GACTTTTGTGGCATGAGAATACAACTACTTCTCAACCTGATGCATACAAACCTCCAGGCTGGTTCTGCACTGCATCAGGAGATGATAGACAACCAAA tctAATTAACAGTGAAGAGAAGAAAAACCCTGGAGCTTTTCAACCGCGAGAACCCCCCTTTGGGACTGACAATATGTCAGCCTGGGAGAGGGatgatagcagcagcagcagcaacggcAAAGAGAAG AACAACAATGTTCCTGACAGCCAGATGGTGAAACTGGAGTCATCCAACCAGTATCATGAGACCAGCAAATTCAAGAGGAT AGTGTTTGACAAGAATCCAGCTCCTGTCAACATGTCTAAGCTGCTGAGCTTTGGATATGCAGAAGACAACAAACCAACAGCTAACACTGATTTGTCTA ATTAG
- the upp2 gene encoding uridine phosphorylase 2 — protein sequence MAPILLNCMGNDHNEYIKQKVQVKNPYLDTMEEDILYHFSLSTKTHNLPEMFGDIKFVCVGGSGNRMKAFAQFIHRELDLPGNPEEIRDICEGTDRYCMYKVGPVLSISHGMGVPSISIMLHELIKLLHHAQCRDVVLFRLGTSGGVGLAPGTVVVTDKAVDYSFRPQFEQVVLGKVITRSTELDEGVAGELLQCSSELQNIPTVIGNTMCTHDFYEGQGRLDGALCSFSHEEKLEYLRQAYDAGVRNIEMESTVFAAMCRVCGLKAAVICVTLLNRFDGDQITSSHDVLVEFQQRPQVLVSHFIKKRLGLIV from the exons ATGGCACCAATCTTACTTAACTGTATGGGGAATGACCACAATGAGTACATCAA ACAAAAAGTCCAAGTGAAAAATCCCTACTTGGACACCATGGAGGAGGATATTCTCTATCACTTCAGCTTGAGCACCAAGACTCACAACCTTCCAGAAATGTTTGGTGATATTAAG tttgtgtgtgttggaggcaGCGGGAATCGAATGAAGGCTTTTGCTCAGTTCATCCACCGGGAGCTGGACCTGCCCGGAAACCCAGAGGAAATCAGAGATATATGTGAGGGAACTGATCGCTACTGCATGTATAAAGTGGGACCAGTGCTCTCTATAAGT CATGGCATGGGCGTCCCTTCCATCTCCATCATGCTGCATGAGCTCATCAAACTGCTGCACCACGCTCAATGCCGTGACGTGGTCCTGTTTCGCCTTGGAACATCCGGTGGAGTCG GTCTGGCTCCAGGGACAGTGGTGGTCACGGATAAAGCAGTGGACTACTCCTTCCGCCCCCAGTTTGAGCAGGTTGTCCTGGGTAAAGTCATCACTAGGAGCACTGAGCTGGATGAGGGAGTGGCCGGCGAGCTTTTGCAGTGCTCCTCTGAGCTCCAAAACATTCCTACAGTGATTGGGAACACCATGTGCACCCATGACTTCTATGAAG GTCAAGGCCGACTCGACGGAGCTCTCTGCTCCTTCTCTCATGAAGAAAAACTGGAGTATCTGAGGCAAGCGTACGACGCTGGAGTGAGAAATATTGAAATGGAGTCCACTGTATTTGCTGCTATGTGCCGTGTCTGTGGCCTAAAAG ctgctgtgatCTGTGTTACATTGCTGAACCGCTTCGATGGAGACCAGATCACCTCCTCTCATGATGTTCTGGTGGAGTTCCAGCAGAGACCTCAAGTCCTCGTGTCTCACTTTATCAAGAAACGCCTGGGACTTATTGTCTGA